DNA from Chelonia mydas isolate rCheMyd1 chromosome 3, rCheMyd1.pri.v2, whole genome shotgun sequence:
TATTAATGTTTTGCACCACTTTGAGATAAGTGGATATGCTGGTCATACAATGCATCGGAGCAGAGAGTTTGTTTTGCTCTATGTTTTTAGAGGGCCAAAACTGTTTAATACTCACTAAAAGAAATAGCCATGTGACAGACAGCCAACAGCTACTGCCTAGCAATATAGTGCTCAAACAAAGATTTACAAGGGAAACTAGTTATTTTTCTCCCAGACTTAATGGCCTAACAAGGGAAGGATCATAAAGAGGAGTTAGGAGAACTAAGAGGGGAGTAGGAAGTAAGAGAAAGATTCTCTGGGGACTTTCATGCTAAAGAATAAGGCTTCTTGACATCCTATTGCTTGATTTTAGTGATGTCAAGAGCAGAGCTTCGAAAGAGGGAGGATGGGAGCGCCAAGCCTCCTCACCCAATCCCAGAATCTCTTGCAGGATCATTCTGGTTCCTGCATGAGAGAAGAGCAATACTGAGCTTTTATCCTCTCAGTTACCAAGACATTCCATccaactcctcccccccctttGCCATCCCTTCTCTCAAGTAAGTTGACACTGAGTGAGGCAGTGCAACTGCAGCTGGCAGATAATTTAGCATGTCCCAGGagcatggaaaaaccttagacCAAAGTTTGAATGTGAACAACTAAAGACATAGGAACGTACATCCAGTTAGCCACCTAAACAAAAGTGGCCGAGTTTCAGAGGTGCCGTGCctcctgtgttcctaaagatttCAGTGGGGAGCTGTAAACACTCAGCACTTCAGTGAAATCAGGTGCctaattctggatttacactccTAACTTAAGACACTCAGGTTTGAGAACCATGGCCTTAATTTCAGTCTATGGATGAAGAGGCACCTTACCCTATGAAGTGGCAATAGCTTTCTCTCCCTAGCTTgtgctagagcagaggtgggcaaaactatggcccgcgggcctgtcctgcccttgagctcccggctggggaggctagcccctggtccCCCCCTTGTTGTCCCACCTCcctcgcagcctcagctcaccgtgCCGCCAgtgccctgggcagcggggcagCAAGCTTCTGCTGGGCAGCGTGGCAGACTCCAGCCGGGTGgtgcagctgccagtcctgctgctctgagtggcatggtaagggggtggggagcagggcagttggctaaggggcaggggatcctgtGTGGCAGTGGGattggttggataggcgtgggagtcctgagTGACCTGTCAagaggtgggggtgtggataggggtcagggaagtCGGGACAGGGAGGGCTGGATAGGGCGTGAGGtcgcagggcgggggggggggggggggggggggggggggggggggggggggaggacagaggacagtcaggggacaaggagcagggggagttggatggctTGAGAGTTCTcaggaggggaagtgaaggagggggtgggggccaggctgtttggggaggcacagccttccctacctagccctccatacagttttgaaccctgatgtggccctcaagccaaaaagtttgcccacccctgtgctagagtcTGACTCTAAAATAGCCACCCACTCCCTGACAGTGGCTGCTATGGCGATCCCAGCAGTGGCTAATATAAAAGTCATACATGGGCAACTGGTGGAGCCCCCTTtaggggaggctagtccccgggcTCCACCCATTCTGCccatgcctcctccccccccccttggcCAGAGGCCCGAGTGCCTCCCACTCGGGGCCCCAGGATGgttgaagccccaagccccccaccccacccgcctgAAAGAGCCCCAAAGAGCCACTGGACTATTATACCCACAGTCCATGAAGTCAGACCTACAGAGGTGGCCTCCTGCTGTTTCCCCAGTTGATAgttcaaaaacaaacagaaactgaGTAAGCAAGACCAATTTTACAAGAGGACTGAAGCAGCAGCCTGGAGTTCACCATGAGCTAGCAACTCCAGAGAAGGAGGATGGTTCTACAGCAGAAAACAGTATAGTCTTAGGAACCCATTCCTAAAGTCTGGTTAATCTCTCCATTTTTAGAAGTTGTAACCCATGGTTTTATTTTATGCACCTTGCATGATTTGGGCTAAGTCATCTCTTTACAAGCCTATCTGAGTCAGATAGTGACAGGATAACCTTTATCCCAACCGTTCCTTAAAATCCCTCAGAAATTCTCTGCCACAGTGCTGGTGCTCTCTTAGTTACGTTCATTCACTTTGGGTTGTCAGGACATAAATAAGTTCACGCTGGTCCTTAAGCTTAGAGTAATCTCTTATTACTTGATGATTTACAGCATTAAGGAGTTCCACAAAGATCAGTCACCTCTTTCTGGGGAAGTCATGCATTTCTGTTTTTCTGTGCTAAGTCCTGTGCATTGAAAGCTATTACTGAGTAGGCTGCTTAACACAATTTGTATTCTAAAAGGGTTAGAAATGTAGATTGCTGATTACATACCTACAGGAGGTTTCTGATGAACTTTCACAAAGTCTGCACCGCATAAATGATTGAGTTTCTCTTTGGTTCCATCATTATATAGGTGAATTAGCAGTTTCTTTGGAAGGTAACGTTCCATTTCCTTTAGTTTTAGGGCTCCTATACCATTTGCACAATCTATCTTCAGACACATCTGGTCATCTTCAGAGCTGGAAGCCTTCacacaggagaggggaaggagaggtgtTAAACTGAACTATAATATTCTGGATAAAAATCAATAGCTCTCAACTCTCCACACCAGGAGACAAGCAGGTCTGAAGTGTTCGAGCCATTTTTTAAACTTGTACACAGAAAATATCCAGTTTGCACATGTACATGAATATAAGCAATGAATTATTTAGTGTGAATGTAACAGCCCTCACTTGTTTTGTCAGCTCCCCAAAAGCTTTGGATAGTTTCTGGTAGTAACCTTCCACTGTTGCCTTCCCATAGTGTTCTTGAGTATTTTGACAGCAGACCATGTAATGCAGCTGTGGTGTTGTCACCAGACCATAATCTAATATAAAACAAGTCACAATATTAAAAGAATAGAAGAGTCATTCCTGTTTAGATTGTTGTTCACAATGTTGGTCCCAAAATActgaagagacaaggtgggtgaggtaatatcttttttttggactaacttctgttgatgaaagagacaagcttttgaactctTCTttaagtctgggaaaggtattcaggcCCGGCCTACAAAAAAAATGAGGTCGGTTTAACTACGTCCGTcaaaaggtgtgaaaaatccacattcctgagcagcatagttaagtGGACCTAAGTCCCTGCGTAAACAGTGCTAGATAACGAATCTTTCCCCCTTGGCCTAGGTAGTGTCCACACTGAATCGCTACCACAGCACAGCTACAGGAGTTCTGCTGTCGTGttttaagcgtagacaagcccgcAGAtggtcacagctaaatacaaggtggagcagattatttagtataagtagttaaaATATTCTAAGAGACCATACAAGGTCAAGTGGACTGTTAGCATCCCTGCAGTCATGGGACaaaagaaatgggggagggggggagagagacctgttagtgggttacagattgttgtgatACAACCATAATTATAGCATCTTTAataaagaccatgatttttagagtCTAGAAAGTTAGGAATTCCCAGGTTCGTCTTTTCAAGGTGTCACAACacattcaaaagatgagcctttggagcaccttcaaaagatgagctcggtgtagcttgaaagcttatctttTGCCATAagaagctggcccaataaaatgtattacatcacccaccttgactCCTATTTAGAGACATGCAAAATATTTCCTATAATATATGGTAGTAAATATTGTAAGAAACTCATCTGAAAAAAAGTTCTAGTAAAATTATATAGAGAAGTCGCCTCTTACGTTAAAATCATCCCAACACACAAATTCACTATAAGCAGCAATGGAAATGGCATCTGAGCTACAACTTTGGGTCTATGTTATATTTCACACTTACATAAAAACTTCAAATATAAAGCATAAGTTTAAATGTCAACATACCATGATATTGACCACCTAGAGCAGATACACCATCTATTACTGACTGTGAAAGTTTCTCACTGCTATGTCTGAAAAAGAATAAATACAAtcaccactgaatgcatccgatgaagtgagctgtagctcacgaaagcttatgctcaaataaattggttagtctctaaggtgccacaagtactccttttctttttgtgaatacagactaacatggctgctactctgaaacctgtcactttttaaacaaacactatACAGAAATACAAACCTAGGCCTCACTCCTTTGGTGGGATCTGCGCAGGTGGAGAAGTCTGCCAACATGGATCTCAATGCAGAATCAGATTCCCATGTGACATTTATGCAATTCTCTTAAGATTAGGCAGCTGATGTAGTAATGGTACACTAAAAGACCCAATCTAATGCTCTCTGAAATCAAAGGAGGCCCTTCTGTCctcttcagtgggcactggattaGGCCCAAGAAGCATATTGTGTGTGGAGAGTTAAACATGGTACTGTAATAGGTAGATTTAAAATGAAACGTGAAGTGTGCTGTGCTGCCCTTATATAGAGTCTTCCATTCTATGCATAGAAATTCCAGCAGATATAGCTGCCTGTGAATGCAACTTGGGTAATTCAATACAGtcaatatataaatatatctatATCATTTTTCAATTACCTGGTGTCTCTACCAATAAAAACTGAGGCATGTTCGTGCAGTTTCACTGCTTCTTTCTGGCAGATCTCAGTCAGTATGCTCTGTATTTCTTGCTCTTCTGCATTAGCCAGGCGTGTAGCATATTCTTCCCAGGCAGAGGTCAACATTTCACCCAGAGGATCGACCAATTTTACACCATTGTCTTCCttagaagaaaataaatgtacTAAGTCTAAAAGTGAGAAACCCAGTAGAGTCTCTTTAAAGACAGAAGATAAATATAGATACATCACGATGGCTTCATTTAGGACTGAAGTGTTCCTAATAAAAGCGACCAAACAAATCCACACACAGCTGAAATCAGTAATATAATCAAAATATTAAGTCACTATTTTTTTGGCAGTTCTGTAAAAAAGGATCAGTTATGACAGGCTTAGCAATTCCATAGCCTCAAATATCCTAAGAGCAGCAGATAAGTAAAGCAAATACTTCACTTATAACTGTTGCTTCATGAAAGAAAATGTCAACTTAAGAAAAACAGATTCAGAGTTTGCTGAAAGGGTTTGATATCCCTCAGATGTACTGCCAGCTTCTCATGCTCATAAGGTCCCATATTGTAACGGTTTTTCTTCCAGAGTGAAGGGAAGGAAAAACTACAAGCAAGAGTGGGGGTATGAGTTTGTGTGGCAAAACAGCTTCCAGCATGCAATTAGTCTTATTTGtggtcaatgggactattcacatgggTAAATTAAGCACAAATGTTCACACAATCTGGCCTGTAAATGCTTTCAGTCTCTGCCAGCTCAGAGATTTTGACTCTCCTTTGGCTGATGAtatctattttccttttttaacaaAGGATACAATCAGAAATATTCTTACTTCAGGATTGTGAGATGCTGTAACCATGACTCCAATAGTAGATTTGGTCTGCCTGGACCTTAGGACTGCCAGCAAACCCATGCGATACATGACATGATCAAGATGTCCTGCCTTGGTACGAAATCCAGCAGTTCCATACTGAAGGCTAAGTCCAGCTGGTTTCAGGTGTAATGCTGAGTACTTTGCAACTGCCTCAAAATCCATTTCTATAAAAGGAAACTGTACAGATGTTATCAGTAACAACTAAAATCACCATAATAAACTTCTCATATTACACTTACCTTGTAAATCCACAGACATattgaaaaaacaacaaggagtccttatgggactttacagactaacagatttatttgggcataagcttccatgggcccatggaagcttatgcccaaataaatctgttagtctgtaaagtgccacaaggactccttgttgtttttgctgatacagactaacacagctaccactctgaaacagatATTATCTGTTTAATTCAATATAAGTCTCAGAAGACAGATAGAAACAAGTAGCATTTACATGAAAAATGCTTTTAGTTTTTAAGGATGTTTATTTATgtagtaaaaacattttaaacagcaaCTTAATCTTGAAGAAAATCACTCGAGGGTTTAAATTAAGTCTACATATATTCATGCAAGATAggggtttttttatgtttaacTATTGTTAGAGTCAGGGTTATTAGATATTTGAATTTAAATTAACCCCATGTAGAGGGTACACACAAAGACATTCACACCCCAAAGCTAATGATAGGTTTGCAGAGGAAACACCAGCATTATAGCCTGGGAAGGAGCCTCCACATCACCTGCATACCTTAAATGGAGTCTGTGCCAGTCCCACAAGCCagtagagagaaagagagagagaaagagtctgGGCCAAGGGGGGATCCTCAGTTACACCGATCCAGTGGCCCTAGTGCAAGTGGCAGAGAAAGACAGTGTTTCTTATTCCGGACAACAGCTGGCAGAGGGTATTTTGGCTGCAACACCAGGTCAAACTCTCAGTTCAGTGGTGAGCCAGATTTCCTTCCCCAACATACTCCAACCATGTAAAGTCTAttacttctttttcttcttttaatatccaagcaaaattattatttgtattgtggcaacTCTTAAGGGCTCCAACCATAGATCAGGGCTCCACTGCATTAGGTGTTGCACAAAGACAAAACCAAAagcatccctgctccaaagaccttaccaactaaggctatgtctacactgcacaccataCAACGGCACGGATATGCCACTGCAGCAGCGCCGTTATAAGGTGCGCAGTGTATTCccggtgacaaaataaaaccacccccaaagagGGGCAGCAGATTCATTGCCAGGAAAGCGTCTCCCGGCAACTTAaatgctgtccacaccggcgcttttcatcatttaaacttttgtcattcaggtgtgtttttttcacacccgagtgacaAACGTTTGAAAGACGAaagcgtagtgtagacatggcctgagaatAACGCAAGAAACAACATGTGGGTTCAACTAACAgacaaacagaatacaaagtaacAATGGAAcagtactggtcagcatgatagggaTAACTGCGCAGAAGTTGCCTCCATTGTTGACTTTTTGTCAGATGAGAATTTTAAGAAGGGATTGGAAATCAGGGAGGTGGCCTTGCACACATTTATGGGAGACAGCAAGAAGGTGTTCATTGGAAAATGTAAACTACTGGGTGATGCAGGCTACCATAGCTGGCACATGGGAGACAGGAGAGCACTGCTCAATATAGGATTACCATATGTCCAGGTTTTCCTGGATATGACCTCTTTTTTGGTTCTCCATTCAAGCAAATTTTTGAAATAGGAACAAACATCCTTCATTTTCCCTTGCTCAGGCTTTGCCCTTGCCTTCGGAGTGGGCCGGCCAGGGAATGGCGgttgctggccaggtgcccagctctgaaggcagcgctgcagcCAGCAGCGgcacagaggtaagggtggcatgaCAGCGTATTGccaccttcctgccccccccagcaccgaGTCCACGGGCGCTCAGCAGGTGGGGAGGtgcggggggcgggaagagacagagtgagggcagggcaggctggagagagggaggggcgggatccttggggaaaaggggcagaatgggggaggggtgggggcggagcgCTCCCTGGACAGAAGAAAGTCCGCCCCTCCGTGGCCGGCACGGTCCCCTGTTTGGGAACTTTAAACAAGGAGAGGCCTTGTTCCTGCCGACTCACCCCTGTGGGCTGACACCAAGCGGGGAGGTAAAAGGTTTCGGGACAGTTCCCAGTGAGCGAGGGGCGCACAGAGGGGCCAGCGAGCCGCCGCGCTCCCCCCGGAAGACGCGCCCTGCACGGACCAGCCCGGCGCACAGGGCCAGGTGCCCACGggatcctgcccagccccctctgccctcacccaggCGCGCCTCGGACGCGGACCCCGCCGCCCAGCCCAGCAAACGGCGTCCCCGGGCCCCTAGGCTGCAGcgagggcggcggcggcggcggcagcagcacagACCCGCCTACCTGCCGCAAGGCCCAGCCGCTGCCGACGTGGCTCTCCGCGGCCGGACGGTTCAACCCCTCCGTTCCCGGATTCATGCGCAGCCACACCCCCTGACGCCGCGCGTAGCCAATCAGAACGCGGCAGCCTGCGGGCGCCTGAGCGTTGCTTGCCGAAGCGTTCCGTCCGCCCAGCGGTATCCCCGCCTGGGGACCTTCTCCCGTCGCGGGGGGCGGAGCTCCGCCAGGAGGTGAGCCAGGATGGGGCGGGGCTAAGCGGGAAGGTGCTCgtgcggcgggggcggggctgtggacGGAGTTCGGGCCACTCCAAGGGCGGGGTTTGGCGGCACCTGATGGTCGTAGGGGCCCAGTGAGGGGCGGGGTTTCAGAGTGTGGGCGAGTCCCAGACTGAAGCGGGCGGTGGATGGCCTTGCTCTCTGGAGAAGGGCAGCAGGGTGGGATGGAGCATGGGTTGGGGCCGAGGTCTTGGGCTGAGTGGCAGTTCCCCCATTTTATTGTGAGCCGTGCAACATTTGGCCCTTTTTCCTAAAGCTCCAGCTCCGGGAGttagggggtggggaagaatttTGACTTTAgtcttttcaaaagaaaaataaactttctgCTCCTCATGGTTTTGggtaaaatgtagaaaacatgaccctgTGAAGAAAGCCttagggtgggcaaactttttggcccgagggccacatcagggttgtgcagctgtatggagggccgggtagggaaggttgtggCTCCCcgaacagcctggctcctgctccctatctaccccctcccacttcctgcccccctcagaactctgacccatccaactcccctgctccttgacccctgatggccccctcccaggacccctgcccctaaccgccccctggaaccccacctcgtatccaacccccccacactccctgtcccctgactgccgtgacccctatccacacccccgccccctgacaggcccccctgggactcccacgccccctcccaggacccctgcccctaactgcccccctgttcctcgtcccctgaccaccatcacccgaacctccgcccctaaccgccccaccagaacttctgccccatccaaccgccccctgctccctgtcccctgactgcccctggggaccccctgcccctttatCCACCCTTACTCCCTGCCCCCGTACCAAACCGGAGCCAGCCATGTTGCCGCACTGCCCGacaggagcggcaggccagagtGCTGTTTGCGCGGCAGcgtagctgcaggggaggggggatactggggagaggccgggggctagcctccccggccaggagctcagaggctgggcaggacgttcccgcgggccatagtttgcccacccctgccttaatgCAATAGGCAAATGTAAAGACCTCAAAATCCattgttttcaaaatctcatgatttttatacTAGTTTTCTGGACTTTTAGGTTCTCATGAGCAGAGAGCTCTGTGacattcttaaatttaaaaaaaatatattatattctgggaaatttcttatttcattttctctgttctGATAAATTTTCagcatggagagaggtaactagtggtgttccccaagagtcagtcctaggaccaatcctatacAACTTagtcataaattatctggagaaaggggtaaacagtgaggtggcaaagtttgcagatgatactaaactgctcaagatagttaaaaccaaagcagactgtgaagaacttcaaaaagatctctcaaaactaagtgattgggcaacaaaatggcaaatgaaatttaatgtggataaatgtaaagtaatgcacattggaaaaaataaccccaactatacatacaatatgatgggggctaatttagctacaactaatcaagaGAAAGtttttggagtcatcatggatagttctctgaagacgtccacacagtgtgaagaggcagtcaaaaaagcaaacagggtgttaggaatcattaaaaaggggatagagaataagatggagaatatcttattgcccttatataaatccatactgcatacagatgtggtcccctcatctcaaaaaagatatactggcattagaaaaggttcagaaaagggcaactaaaatgattagggatttggaacgggtcccatatgaggggaggttaaagaggctaggacttttcggcttggaaaagaggaaactaagggggggatatgatggaggtatagaaaatcatgagtggtgtggagaaagtgaataaggaaaagttatttacttgttcccataatataagaactaggggccaccaaatgaaagtaatgggtagcaggtttaaaacaaataaaaggaagttctttttccacacagtgcacagtcaacctgtggaactccttgcctgaggaggtcgTGAAGGTTagggctataacagggtttaaaagagaactggataaattaatggtggttaagtccattaatggctattagccgggatgggtaaggaatggtgtccctagcctgtgtttgtcagagggtggagatggctggcaggagagagatcactagatcattacctgttaggttcactccctctggggcacctggcattggccactgttgggagacaggatactgggctggatggacctttggtctgacccagtacggccattcttatattctatTCCCTTTCCTCCTTCTGGATGCGTTGGGTCCTCCATCTGGAGGAGTGGGAGGTCCTGGGGGGAGATCAGGTCCTGCCCCCGGATGGGTGAGAGGTCCTGTagggttgcggggtgggggggagagtgtgtgttcTGTCCCCAGATAGTCAGGAGGCCCTGGGAATGGGTGGGTCAGATTCTGTCCTTTGGGTGGGGGGATCGAAGGTGGGTGGTGTCGGCCCTGGGCAGGCGGTTGCAGAGTACCTCAACCTGCAGTGGTgtctcctgtcctgcagggctggtcCCACTTCCCCGCTCCGGGCATTGCAATCTGGTATATGGGATCACAGTGCCTCTCACTcaagtttggcccagccacccccatCATCGGGGAAGCTGGACCAAACCTAAATGGCGCTGTGTCTCTGTGTGGCTGGTCATAACACCCAGACCGAGAAGCTGGACCCATCCCCTTGGATAGAAGCCACTGCTGCTGgatgagtttttttattttatgtcatTTTAACAGATGTTTTTCATGTTATGGTGTGTCATTTTGCATTTATGAAAAACACAGGGTTCTACTCATGAGTTTTGGACATTTTGGGTTGGCAATATTGTTGGCAGCTCCTTCTACCAAGTGTCTCCTGCTGCATTTCTGTCCTCCAAGGTAGGCAGTAACTGACCAGTGTTGAAACTGACTTAGCTGACAAGATGGAGATGATccaagccaggggtgggcaaactacggcctgttggccacatctggcccatcagaccatttaatccggccctcagcTCCCCtcggggagtggggtcgggggttTGCCccgctccgcacagctcccaggaagcaaccGTCATGATCCGCCTCCGGCTCCTAGTTCTCGGAGGCGTGgccggggggagctgcaggggtgatgcCTGCAGATGAGGCAGCGTgaagagccacctggctgcgcctcggagccggagggggggacatgattccaggagctgcttgcggtaagcccccagagcctgcaccccgagcctccccccgcccgtgccccaatcccctgccacagccctgatccccctcccaccctccaaacccctcgatcccagctcagagccccctcttgtaccccaagcctctcatccccagcccaactcccgcatcctgaactcctcatttctggccccaccggagagcccacaccccctcccgcactcctacccccaatttcatgagcattcatggaccCCCATACAATTTCCttaccccaatgtggccctcaggcccaaaagtttgcccaccccggtccaAGCCCTCTGTTCCCCATTGCTGCACATATACAGCATTGAGAGGAAGGTGGATGATCCTCTTCATCACGTTTCAGactttgtaaaactaggcaaatatctagatgagttgatgtacccttggaagacctctgtgtaccccaggggtaGGTGTACCCCTCGTTGAGAATCACTGATGTAGTCTGAGCTCTTAAAGTAGCCAAAACGTTTCCAAATGTAACCATACTCAGTGAATCCTTCCGTGGGTGTTCAGCTAGAAGAGGTTGTGGGTCCAGAGCAGTGGACTGGGTGGCAGTGTGGGTCAGTGCTCTGCCTCCCTTTGAAGCTGACTTTGTGGAAACTTGTGCAAAAATCACTCTCTATGCGGCTGCTTCCACATCCGCAAAATGGGTTATACATTTGCAGAGCTTTGGAGCACTGATTACAATTATGTAGTTTGCCCCATTAAGTTCAACAACTATGGTGCATGCCCTGGTTATGTTTTTTCAAAGGGTTAAACTCATCATAATGCAAAACTCTGGGGGCAAATAAAGGGCTATTTCCATGCCAAGTTTTCCTTTGCTGTGCTCCCCGTTCAGGACCAACTCTAGGCACCAGCAAGGCAAGCATGCGCTTGGGGCGGCCCAATTCCAAGGGAGGCATTCTGGCCATccgttttttttttggtttgggcaGTTGCACTCTAGGAGCTTGGGGGTGCAAAAAAACCTCGTGCCGGCCCTGTCCCTGTTGTAACCGTTGTTTTGCTTGTAGTGTTCACAAGGTTACATGTATTAATGGACACATTGTCTTTCCTTGCTCCACACACTCGACCAGCGAACAGGAGCCCTTCAGAGGGGGGACTGCAGGTTTCGTGCTGTAGGGTCTGCAGCCACAGGAAGAAGTCGGGCTAGGGCCACCCCCATGGCGCTCCGTGCCTccgctcccagctgccccctagCTAAGCTGTTCCCTGGCCCACAGGCTGCCCAGCCCCGGCCGTCTC
Protein-coding regions in this window:
- the PGM3 gene encoding phosphoacetylglucosamine mutase isoform X2; this encodes MNPGTEGLNRPAAESHVGSGWALRQFPFIEMDFEAVAKYSALHLKPAGLSLQYGTAGFRTKAGHLDHVMYRMGLLAVLRSRQTKSTIGVMVTASHNPEEDNGVKLVDPLGEMLTSAWEEYATRLANAEEQEIQSILTEICQKEAVKLHEHASVFIGRDTRHSSEKLSQSVIDGVSALGGQYHDYGLVTTPQLHYMVCCQNTQEHYGKATVEGYYQKLSKAFGELTKQASSSEDDQMCLKIDCANGIGALKLKEMERYLPKKLLIHLYNDGTKEKLNHLCGADFVKVHQKPPVGLEIKPNERCCSFDGDADRIVYYYNDTAGHFHLVDGDKIATLISTFIKELLIKVGQNLKMAVVQTAYANGSSTCYLEETMKVPVHCTKTGVKHLHHKAQEFDIGVYFEANGHGTVLFSKAAEEKIRHMAKEEKENQKREAAKMLENTIDLINQTVGDAISDMLVIEAILALKGLTVQQWDAIYTDLPNRQLKVKVADRRVIDTTDAERRAVAPPGLQEKIDELVKKYRLSRAFVRPSGTEDVVRVYSEADTQENADSLAHEVSLAVYHLAGGIGEPPQPVC
- the PGM3 gene encoding phosphoacetylglucosamine mutase isoform X1, with the translated sequence MNPGTEGLNRPAAESHVGSGWALRQGHWIGVTEDPPLAQTLSLSLSLYWLVGLAQTPFKFPFIEMDFEAVAKYSALHLKPAGLSLQYGTAGFRTKAGHLDHVMYRMGLLAVLRSRQTKSTIGVMVTASHNPEEDNGVKLVDPLGEMLTSAWEEYATRLANAEEQEIQSILTEICQKEAVKLHEHASVFIGRDTRHSSEKLSQSVIDGVSALGGQYHDYGLVTTPQLHYMVCCQNTQEHYGKATVEGYYQKLSKAFGELTKQASSSEDDQMCLKIDCANGIGALKLKEMERYLPKKLLIHLYNDGTKEKLNHLCGADFVKVHQKPPVGLEIKPNERCCSFDGDADRIVYYYNDTAGHFHLVDGDKIATLISTFIKELLIKVGQNLKMAVVQTAYANGSSTCYLEETMKVPVHCTKTGVKHLHHKAQEFDIGVYFEANGHGTVLFSKAAEEKIRHMAKEEKENQKREAAKMLENTIDLINQTVGDAISDMLVIEAILALKGLTVQQWDAIYTDLPNRQLKVKVADRRVIDTTDAERRAVAPPGLQEKIDELVKKYRLSRAFVRPSGTEDVVRVYSEADTQENADSLAHEVSLAVYHLAGGIGEPPQPVC